The Thermodesulfobacteriota bacterium genomic sequence ATTAATGTACAGAATTATTATGCCTCCCTGGGGTTTAGAGCACCCTGAACGAGGATTTTATTTTGATTTATTTTATCTATTTCAGAGCTTATTTTGTACAACGAATCAAGCAGGCTAAGCATACTCGTGTGCACTAAGACCTGATTCTCTACATCTTTTGGGTCAAAGTTGCGCCATGAGCCTTCTTTTCTATATTCATGTACATGTTCTTCAATATCTGTTTTCAAATCGTTAATTTGATCACAAAAATTATGCTTGCTATTAAATTGTCCAGATACATCTTCAAAAAGCTCAGTTATTTGCCTATATCTAGAATCAAGATTTGTTATGAAGTCTTCCATTGAGCTCTTGTCTTTAAATTGAATAATAGTTCGGTTTAAAGTCTCTAGATCAGCATACATAAACTCAATTGACTCAATTATATGAATTATTTCCTCAGCATGAAGCTCATTGCTTCTAATAACATATTCAGCGTCATGAAGAAGCTGAGTGCTTGTTGGGAGCACAGCAGCAAGCGGCAAAATTAGCTTTTGAGCCTTTTCTTCATTTTCAGTTTTGAGGGTTATCAAATCTGAGATTATTTCACCACTAATACGTATAGATTTTGATATTTTCTCTTTAAGAAGGCTGTATGGGTTAGTTGGCCATAGAAGGTGCTGAACTATAAGGCCTATGAAAACCGCAGAGAATAGGGCCAAAAACCGAGTAAAGGCATCGCTTATGTCCAGATTAGGACCTGTAGTTAATAAAAGTCCGAAA encodes the following:
- a CDS encoding FUSC family protein, yielding VFHNNQYSVMMAERLTHTKQVENKRKSSFLYIDQDGFRAGVKTVVIFLILMFGEVAIGLPGGGQVVFFAILFGVIPNLGQAFMKSRYGIIGVVLGITFCFISIMVISISPHFSIVIALYSLATFIAAYIASSSKDIAVSGLQAGLLFPFGLLLTTGPNLDISDAFTRFLALFSAVFIGLIVQHLLWPTNPYSLLKEKISKSIRISGEIISDLITLKTENEEKAQKLILPLAAVLPTSTQLLHDAEYVIRSNELHAEEIIHIIESIEFMYADLETLNRTIIQFKDKSSMEDFITNLDSRYRQITELFEDVSGQFNSKHNFCDQINDLKTDIEEHVHEYRKEGSWRNFDPKDVENQVLVHTSMLSLLDSLYKISSEIDKINQNKILVQGALNPREA